A single Streptomyces sp. 2114.4 DNA region contains:
- the nuoE gene encoding NADH-quinone oxidoreductase subunit NuoE: MPALPAPDYPVDVRARLEADAKEVIARYPGARSALLPLLHLVQAEEGHVTRTGIRFCAEMLDLTTAEVTAVSTFYSMYRRKAGGDYQVGVCTNTLCAVMGGDAIFEDLKEYLAVGNGETTEDGAVTLEHIECNAACDFAPVVMVNWEFFDNQTPQSARQLVDDLRAGRSVAPTRGAPLCTFKDTARMLAGFPDERPGAVEATGGAGPASLIGLRLAKGEAVPGRGTDHVIAPRTAETTDATGGEPPSGHPAEEPPAGHPSSHDAPQQTSASDDQHPAGPAAEEGE; the protein is encoded by the coding sequence ATGCCCGCACTCCCCGCCCCCGACTACCCGGTGGACGTACGGGCCCGGCTGGAGGCGGACGCCAAGGAGGTGATCGCCCGCTACCCCGGCGCGCGCTCGGCGCTGCTGCCGCTGCTGCACCTCGTCCAGGCCGAGGAAGGGCATGTCACCCGCACCGGGATCCGCTTCTGCGCCGAGATGCTCGACCTCACCACCGCCGAGGTCACCGCGGTCTCGACCTTCTACTCCATGTACCGCCGCAAGGCGGGCGGTGACTACCAGGTCGGGGTCTGCACCAACACGCTGTGTGCGGTGATGGGCGGCGACGCCATCTTCGAGGACCTGAAGGAGTACCTGGCCGTCGGCAACGGCGAGACCACCGAGGACGGCGCCGTCACCCTCGAACACATCGAGTGCAACGCGGCCTGCGACTTCGCCCCGGTCGTGATGGTCAACTGGGAGTTCTTCGACAACCAGACCCCGCAGTCCGCCCGGCAGCTGGTCGACGACCTGCGGGCCGGCCGGAGCGTTGCGCCCACCCGCGGCGCGCCGCTGTGCACCTTCAAGGACACCGCCCGGATGCTCGCCGGCTTCCCGGACGAGCGGCCGGGCGCCGTCGAGGCCACCGGCGGAGCGGGCCCCGCCTCGCTGATCGGGCTGCGGCTCGCCAAGGGCGAGGCCGTCCCCGGCCGCGGTACCGACCATGTCATCGCGCCGCGCACCGCCGAGACCACCGACGCGACCGGCGGCGAACCCCCGTCCGGCCACCCCGCCGAGGAGCCGCCCGCGGGGCACCCCAGCTCCCATGACGCGCCGCAGCAAACGTCGGCGTCCGACGACCAGCACCCTGCCGGACCCGCAGCAGAGGAGGGGGAGTGA
- a CDS encoding NADH-quinone oxidoreductase subunit D gives MTTAPHSHSPNGHRTSSDFDTTESLARETTEGTVYNVSGGDWDEIAEAAVRSDDERIIVNMGPQHPSTHGVLRLILEIDGETVTEARCGIGYLHTGIEKNLEFRTWTQGTTFVTRMDYLTPFFNETAYCLAVEKLLGITDQVPDRATVLRVLLMELNRMSSHLVAIATGGMELGATTIMIYGFRDRELILDLYELITGLRMNHAYIRPGGLAQDLPPGAVDRVREFVKTMRKNIGEYDKLATGNPVFKGRMEGIGYLDLAGCMATGATGPIVRSAGLPHDLRKTQPYCGYETYDFEVPTADTCDAYGRFLIRLEEMRQSLRIVEQCLDRLEPGPVMVADKKIAWPAQLALGPDGLGNSLDHIKKIMGTSMEALIHHFKLVTEGFRVPPGQTYAAVESPKGELGVHAVSDGGTRPYRVHFRDPSFTNLQAMAAMCEGGQVADVIVAVASIDPVMGGVDR, from the coding sequence ATGACTACTGCACCGCACTCCCACTCCCCGAACGGCCACCGCACCTCCAGCGACTTCGACACGACGGAGTCCCTGGCCCGGGAGACCACCGAGGGCACCGTCTACAACGTCTCCGGTGGCGACTGGGACGAGATCGCGGAAGCCGCCGTGAGGTCCGACGACGAGCGGATCATCGTCAACATGGGGCCGCAGCACCCCTCCACCCACGGCGTGCTCCGGCTGATCCTGGAGATCGACGGCGAGACCGTCACCGAGGCCCGCTGCGGCATCGGCTATCTGCACACCGGCATCGAGAAGAACCTCGAATTCCGGACCTGGACGCAGGGCACCACCTTCGTCACGCGCATGGATTACCTCACCCCCTTCTTCAACGAGACGGCCTACTGCCTCGCCGTGGAGAAGCTGCTGGGGATCACCGACCAGGTCCCCGACCGGGCCACCGTCCTCCGCGTGCTGCTGATGGAGCTCAACCGGATGTCCTCCCACCTCGTGGCGATCGCCACCGGCGGGATGGAGCTGGGCGCCACCACGATCATGATCTACGGCTTCCGCGACCGTGAACTCATCCTCGACCTCTACGAGCTGATCACCGGCCTGCGGATGAACCACGCCTACATCCGGCCCGGCGGCCTCGCCCAGGACCTGCCCCCGGGCGCGGTCGACCGGGTGCGCGAGTTCGTGAAGACGATGCGCAAGAACATCGGCGAGTACGACAAGCTCGCCACCGGCAACCCGGTCTTCAAGGGCCGGATGGAAGGCATCGGCTACCTCGACCTGGCCGGCTGTATGGCAACCGGCGCCACCGGGCCCATCGTGCGCTCCGCCGGACTGCCGCACGACCTGCGCAAGACCCAGCCGTACTGCGGGTACGAGACCTACGACTTCGAGGTGCCGACCGCCGACACCTGCGACGCGTACGGCCGGTTCCTGATCCGGCTGGAGGAGATGCGCCAGTCGCTGCGGATCGTCGAGCAGTGCCTGGACCGGCTGGAGCCCGGCCCGGTGATGGTCGCGGACAAGAAGATCGCCTGGCCCGCCCAGCTGGCCCTCGGGCCGGACGGCCTGGGCAACTCCCTCGACCACATCAAGAAGATCATGGGTACCTCGATGGAGGCCCTGATCCACCACTTCAAGCTGGTGACCGAGGGCTTCCGGGTCCCGCCGGGGCAGACGTACGCGGCCGTCGAGTCACCCAAGGGCGAGCTGGGCGTGCATGCGGTCAGCGACGGCGGCACCCGCCCCTACCGGGTGCACTTCCGCGACCCGTCCTTCACCAATCTCCAGGCCATGGCGGCGATGTGCGAAGGCGGCCAGGTCGCCGACGTCATCGTCGCCGTCGCGTCCATCGACCCCGTGATGGGAGGCGTCGACCGGTGA
- a CDS encoding NADH-quinone oxidoreductase subunit C — MSEQKNPGEPNGENGTDDALPAQRDDTGEAIATRRGMFGADNGGDTSGYGGLVRTVRLPGASTRPYGGPRGDAEGYGEFDEIADELEGALDEQGLVPENVIEKTVVDRAELTFHIERSHLPAVARILRDDPALRFELCTGVSGVQFPGDTGRELHAVYHLRSITHNRLIRLEVCAPDADPHVPSLVEVYPTNDWHERETYDFFGIVFDGHPALTRIMMPDDWQGFPQRKDYPLGGIPVEYKGAKIPAPDQRRSYS; from the coding sequence ATGAGCGAGCAGAAGAACCCCGGCGAGCCGAACGGTGAGAACGGCACGGACGACGCCCTCCCCGCGCAGCGCGACGACACCGGCGAGGCGATCGCCACCCGCCGCGGGATGTTCGGCGCCGACAACGGCGGCGACACCAGCGGCTACGGCGGCCTGGTCCGGACCGTCCGGCTGCCCGGCGCGAGCACCCGGCCGTACGGCGGGCCCCGCGGCGACGCGGAAGGCTACGGCGAGTTCGACGAGATCGCCGACGAGCTGGAGGGCGCCCTCGACGAACAGGGCCTGGTCCCCGAGAACGTCATCGAGAAGACGGTCGTGGACCGCGCCGAGCTGACCTTCCACATCGAGCGCAGCCACCTGCCGGCGGTCGCCAGGATCCTGCGCGACGATCCGGCGCTGCGCTTCGAGCTGTGCACGGGTGTGAGCGGAGTGCAATTCCCCGGCGACACCGGCCGCGAGCTGCACGCCGTCTACCACCTGCGCTCGATCACCCACAACCGGCTGATCCGGCTGGAGGTCTGTGCCCCGGACGCCGACCCGCACGTGCCCTCGCTGGTGGAGGTCTATCCGACCAACGACTGGCACGAGCGCGAGACCTACGACTTCTTCGGAATCGTTTTCGACGGCCATCCGGCGCTGACCCGGATCATGATGCCCGATGACTGGCAGGGCTTCCCGCAGCGCAAGGACTACCCCCTCGGGGGCATTCCCGTCGAGTACAAGGGCGCCAAGATTCCGGCTCCCGACCAGCGGAGGTCGTACAGCTGA
- a CDS encoding NADH-quinone oxidoreductase subunit B family protein, with amino-acid sequence MGLEEKLPSGFLLTTVEQAAGWVRKSSVFPATFGLACCAIEMMTTGAGRYDLARFGMEVFRGSPRQADLMIVAGRVSQKMAPVLRQVYDQMPNPKWVISMGVCASSGGMFNNYAIVQGVDHIVPVDIYLPGCPPRPEMLMDAILKLHQKIQNTKLGVNQQQAAREAEEAALKALPLIEMKGLLR; translated from the coding sequence ATGGGACTGGAAGAGAAGCTGCCCAGCGGCTTTCTGCTGACCACTGTCGAACAGGCCGCGGGCTGGGTGCGCAAATCATCGGTCTTCCCCGCGACCTTCGGGCTGGCCTGCTGCGCCATCGAGATGATGACGACCGGCGCCGGGCGCTACGACCTGGCCCGCTTCGGCATGGAGGTCTTCCGCGGCTCCCCGCGGCAGGCGGATCTGATGATCGTGGCCGGCCGGGTGAGCCAGAAGATGGCTCCCGTGCTGCGGCAGGTCTACGACCAGATGCCGAACCCGAAGTGGGTGATTTCCATGGGGGTTTGCGCATCGTCGGGCGGAATGTTCAACAACTACGCGATCGTGCAGGGCGTCGACCACATCGTTCCCGTCGACATCTATCTGCCGGGCTGCCCGCCGCGTCCCGAGATGCTGATGGACGCCATCCTCAAGCTGCATCAGAAGATCCAGAACACCAAGCTCGGGGTCAATCAGCAGCAGGCCGCCCGCGAGGCGGAGGAGGCGGCGCTCAAGGCACTCCCGCTGATCGAGATGAAGGGGCTGCTGCGATGA
- a CDS encoding NADH-quinone oxidoreductase subunit A — protein sequence MNAYAPILVLGALGAGFAIFSVVMATLVGPRRYNRAKLEAYECGIEPTPHPSGGGRFPIKYYLTAMLFIVFDIEIVFLYPWAVTFDALGLFGLVEMLLFALTVFVAYAYVWRRGGLEWD from the coding sequence GTGAACGCTTACGCGCCCATCCTCGTACTGGGAGCCCTCGGGGCAGGCTTTGCGATCTTCTCCGTCGTGATGGCCACCCTCGTCGGGCCCAGGCGCTACAACCGGGCCAAGCTCGAGGCGTACGAGTGCGGAATCGAGCCGACGCCACATCCGTCCGGTGGCGGTCGCTTCCCGATCAAGTACTACCTGACGGCGATGCTCTTCATCGTCTTCGACATCGAGATCGTCTTCCTCTACCCCTGGGCCGTCACCTTCGACGCCCTGGGGCTGTTCGGGCTCGTCGAGATGCTCCTCTTCGCGCTCACCGTCTTCGTCGCCTACGCCTATGTCTGGCGTCGCGGCGGCCTGGAATGGGACTAG